Below is a window of Geovibrio ferrireducens DNA.
TGCCAGAGAACATAGCCGCTGAAAATACCCATAAGAGTTGCGATGAACGCCGCAGCTATCGAATGACCGAGCTTCTCTATATCATTCAGGTTTCCCAGAGCAGCCACAAGCCCTATAACCGCACCGAGAACCCCCAGCGTAGGCGCGTATGTACCTGCCTGTGTGAAGATCTGCGCCCCCATCTGGTGACGCTCCTCCATTGCGCTTATATCCTCCTGAAGGATGTTCTGCACAAATTCCGGATCGCGGCCGTCAATTATCAGTGACAGACCTTTACGCATGTAGGGGTTGTGAACCTCGTCCATCCGCCCTTCCAGCGAGAGCAGCCCGCTCTTGCGCGCTGTTCCGGCAAAGTCGGTAAATATACGGATCAGTTCCTCCTCCGTTTCGTGCTTCTGCCCCTTCATTATTATCCCCAGAAGAACAGGGAATTTTGAAATTTCCTTCATGGGAAAGCCTATGAAAAGGGTCGCTGCTGTGCCGACAAAGATAATGAGAAACGCCGCCGGATTCAGGAGGAATGTGAGGCTGGCGCCTTTGAACACCATTCCGACACCGACTGCGACAAAACCGAGGATAAGACCTATGACTGTGGACTTTTCCATATTCACTCCGGGATAAACTGTTTAATATTCCTGAATACTGTAATTTTTTAATTATCCCAATTAGCACTGTCAAAATCAACAGGAGCTTTTATTATGGCGAATAATAAAGTAAAGTTTTATTGAAGAAAAACTTCTCTGTTGCTAAGATTCAGATTCCTGCACTAATAAAAAAGGTTCTTATGGAAAAGCTGTCAAACGTTGTTGTTGAATTTTATGAAAAGCTCTCCTCATGGGAGCACTCCGTTGTAAAAGATACAGGCCTCACGCTGCCGCAGATGCATACTATAGAGGTTCTGGGCAGCAGCGAACCCCTGCGCATGAAGGAACTGGCGGAAAAAATGGGCATAACCACCGGCACTCTCACAGTGAATATAGATAAGCTGGTGAAGCTGGGGTATGTGATCAGAAAGCCGAACGAAACTGACAGAAGGTCTTACTATGTGGCGCTCTCTGATGAAGGGGAGGAGATTTACCGCCGCCACCATGCACTGCACCTTGAGCTAACCGAGGAGATCCTCAGCGAACTCACGCCGGAGGAGGGGCAGATTCTGGAAAAGCTGCTCACCAAGGCAATGCGGGCGTTCTAAACCTTTTCGCCCGCCATCTCAAGAATTATATTATATTCTTCCGCCGAAACGGGCTGAACGGAGAGGCGCATCCCTTTCTGGACAAGCTTCATCCCCTCAAGCCCCGGCATCTCTTTTATATCCTTAAGCGTCACTGGCTTATCAAGCTTCTTAATGAACCTGACCTCCGTCATGAACCACCTTGGTTTTTCCTGCGGCGATTTGGGGTCGTAATATTTGCTTGATTTATCCCAAGCTGTGAAATCCGCTGCCGCCCCATCCGCACACACCTCAGCCAGCCCGACAACCGCGGGCTCTGCGGTGTTTGAGTGATAAAAGAGAACCTTGTCCCCTTTTTTCATCTCATTCATCATAAAATTGCGCGCCTGATAGTTTCTTACCCCTTCCCAGAAGGTTTTACCTTCCTTCGCCAGTCTGTCTATGGAGTAGGATTCCGGCTCGGACTTCATCAGCCAGTATTTCATTTATTTGCCGCCCCAGCGGTTTTTGTGCACTTTATCCGCATCAAACCTGTCGGCTGGGTGTCCTTTCGCATCGGAATAGCCGATTGCGATAAGCGCCATGGCGCGTATTTCAGCGGGGATTTTAAGCAGTTCCTTAACTGCCGCCTCCGGCTTTTCGTTAGGGTAAAGCCCGCACCAGACAGCCTCAAGCCCCAGAGCCTGAGTGGCAAGCAGTATGTTCTGCACAGCCGCCGCGCAGTCCTGCGGCCAGTAGCCCTTGTGCTTTTCCTTTGAAGGATCAGCGCAGACCGCTATGCCCAGCGGAGCCTGAGAAAACATAGCCCCGTAAGGGTGTATGGAGGGGATCTCCCTCAGGGTTGACTCATCATCAATCACCACAAAGACCCACGGCTGCTGATTTCCCGCTGAGGGAGCGCTCATTGCCGCCTTAAGCAGTGTTTCCACCTTATCTTTCTCCACCTTTTTCACAACGGAAAAACGCCTGATGCTTCTCCTGTTGAAAATAGCCTCAAGAATCTGCATATCTCCTCCTTAAATAATCAGCCCTTCTGCTGTTCCTTAGCCCATGAATCCTTAAGGGAAACAGTTCTGTTGAACACAGGCTTTTCTTTTGATGTATCCGGGTCCGCCACGAAGTAGCCCTGTCTGAGAAACTGGAAGGAGGTAAACTCCGCAGCCTCCGCCAGAGAAGGCTCGCCCCAGCACCCGGTAATTTTCAGTGAATCGGGGCTGATGTTCGCCGTGAAGTCCTGCCCCTCTTCCACGTCATCGGGGTTCTCTTTTATGAACAGGTTGTCATAAATGCGGACTTCGCACCTGACAGCGTGTCTTGCGCTCACCCAGTGGGATGTGCCCCTGACCTTGCGCCCGTCCTCCGTCCAGCCCCCTTTGCTTGCGGGGTCGTATGTGCAGTGAACTTCGGTCACATTGCCCTCAGCGTCCTTCACCACATTAACGCAGGTCACGTAGTAGGCATGCTTAAGCCTTATCTCACCGCCGGGGAAAAGCCTGAAATATTTCTTCGGCGGGTTTTCCATGAAGTCTTCCCGCTCTATGTAAAGCTCTCTGGAGAAAGGGATCATCCTTTTGCCGTCCGCTTCGTTTTCCGGGTTGTTTTCAGCCTCAAGAAGCTCTTCTTTGTCTTCCGGATAGTTGATGATAACCATCTTAAGCGGGTCAATAACCGCCATGCGCCTGTGGGCGCGCTTGTTTAGGTCATCCCTCAGGCAGTTTTCAAGGAGGGAGTATTCGATTATGCTGTTGCTTTTGGAAACGCCGATCATGTCCGTGAACATGCGGATCGATTCCGGTGTGAAGCCCCTTCTCCGCAGACCTGCGATGGTGGGCATTCTGGGGTCGTCCCATCCGTTTACATATTTATCCTGCACGAGTTTGAGCAGCTTGCGCTTGCTCATCACCGTATTGGTGAGATTCAGCCTCGCGAACTCTATCTGCTGGGGGTGGTACACGCCGAGTTTTTCCAGAAACCAGTCATAAAGAGGTCTGTGATCCTCGAACTCCAGTGTGCAGATCGAGTGGGTTATCCCCTCTATGGAATCCTCAAGCCCGTGGGCAAAGTCATACATAGGGTAAATGCACCAGTCGTTTCCGGTGTTGTGGTGCTCGGCGTGGGCTATGCGGTATATAACCGGGTCACGCATGTTTATGTTCGGCGAGCTCATGTCAATCTTGGCTCTCAGAACCTTTTCGCCGTCTTTGAACTCACCTTTTTTCATGCGTTCAAGGAGGTCAAGGTTTTCCTCAACACTGCGGTTTCTGTAAGGGCTTTCCCTGCCGGGTTCGGTGAGCGAGCCTCTGTACTGCCTTATCTCCTCTGCCGTGAGGTCGTCCACAAACGCCAGTCCGTCCCTGACGAGCTGCACTGCGTATTCGTAAAACTTCCCGAAGTAGTCGGAAGCGAAATATTCCCTGTCTTCCCAGTCAAAACCGAGCCATTTCACATCGCGCCTGATCGATTCCACATACTCCGTGTCCTCTTTCAGCGGGTTGGTATCGTCAAAACGGAGGTTGCATTTTCCGCCGAACTCCTCCGCCATTCCGAAATTGAGGCAGATCGATTTCGCATGCCCTATATGGAGATAGCCGTTAGGCTCAGGCGGGAAGCGGGTATGCACCCTGCCCTCGTTTTTGCCTTCCTCAAGGTCTTTTATGATTATATTCCTGATAAAGTTGGAACCCTTGTAAGTTTCTTTTGACTCGCTCATCAGTTTCACCGCTTATTTTTTGTTAAACTCAAATATTAGGGGAAATTTACGCCGAATGCAACAGCGGACGGAAAAGGTTTTCTTATTACGTCCAACTGTTAATTCCTGCTTTACTTTCTTAAGCAGCACTATTATATTTTGTCACCATAATTTTCATTCGGAGACTCATATGCCCGACAGTTTATTCAGAACAGACCCCGCAACAGGCGATTTTAAGATTGAAATACCTGAGTTTTACAACTTCGGTTTTGATGTTATAGACAAAAGGGCGGAACTCACGCCGGATAAAACCGCACTTATTTTCGTTGATACAGACGGTGAAACAGACATACATTTTTCCTATAAAGACTTAAGCAGAATGAGCGCAAGGTTCGCCCATGTCCTGAAAAAGCACGGGTTCAGAAAAGGGGACAAGCTCTATGTAATGATCCCCCGTGTGCCTGAGTGGTATGCGGTTATGCTCGGCTGTTTCAAGATGGGCGTTGTCCCCATGCCCGCACCGAAAATACTCCAGCCCAACGACATAAACTACCGCATAGCCGCTTCCGGAGCAAAGGGTGCAGCGGTTTACCATGACTGCCTGGAAAAAATGCAGAAATGCAATCTCAACAACCTCGAAGGGAAAATAGCCGTAGGCGCCGAATGCGAAGGCTGGATCTCCTATGAACAAGAGATGGAGAACGCACCCGCAGACTTCCGGAGGGAGGATGCAGAACCCACTCTCCCGACCGACCCGCTCATAATGTACTTCACAAGCGGAACAACCAAGTTCCCCCGCATGGTAATGCACGACCAGACATACGCCCTCGGTCATTACATAACAGCCCGCTTCTGGCAGGACTTAACAGAGAACGACATCCACTGGACACTCAGCGACACAGGCTGGGGAAAAGCTGTCTGGGGCAAGATGTTCGGTCAGTGGATAATCGGCACAACGGTTCTCATGCACAATGCGGCCGACCACTTTGAGCCGGAAAAACACCTCTACATCATGGAGAAATACGGTGTGACAACTTTCTGCGCTCCCCCCACCGCCTACAGGATGATCATTCTTCAGGATCTCACACGGTATGACTTTTCAAAGCTGCGCCACTCGGTAAGCGCAGGGGAACCGCTGAACCCCGAAGTCATACGCATCTGGAAGGAGCACACAGGAACAACCATATATGACGGCTACGGTCAGACGGAAACGGTGAACACCATCGCCAACTGCCCCGCATTTGAGATACGCTTCGGCAGCATGGGCAAGCCTGCGCCGGGCTTCAATGTTGACATAGTTGATGATGACGGTCTTCCGCTTCCCGCAGGCGAAACGGGGCATATCGCCATTGAATGCGCCTCAAACCACCCCGTAGGTCTTTTCAGAGGCTACTACAACGATGAGGAAAGTACAAAGGAAGCCTTCCGCGGCGGCTGGTATTTCACAGGGGACAAGGCCTACAAGGATGCGGACGGCTACTTCTGGTTTGTGGGCAGAGCGGATGATGTTATCAAGGCAAGCGGCTACAGGGTAGGCCCCTTCGAAGTGGAAAGCGCACTCCAGAGCCACGGCGCAGTTGCCGAAAACGCCGTTGTCGGCTCGCCAGACCCTATCAGGGGCACAATTGTCAAGGCGTTCGTGGTGTTGAAAAAAGGGTACGAGCCGTCACCTGAATTAATCAAATCGCTTCAGGAGCACGTTAAAAAAGAGACCGCGCCGTATAAATATCCCAGAGAAATAGAGTTTGTGGAATCGCTCCCTAAAACCGTAAGCGGAAAAATCCGCAGGGTTGAACTCAGGCAGAGGGAAGAGGCAAAACACGCGGATATGGTCAAGGAATAGAGGAAGGCACGAATGTGTAGGAAATAGGGCAGATGAGCTACTGTAAGATATTCGCTCATTTATAACTATGAAATACTATATATTTTAATCACGTTTTCTATTAGTGTTGTTTTATCAGTTGTGATACCCAAATCTTTCATTTTGACATCATCGTCTCTCAACATATTGAGGCAATCAGCTAAATCTTTCTGCACTAGAGAAGGAATAGATATACGAGTATCAGGAGCAATAGTGTCGGCAATTCTGAAAATATCGCCTCGGTGTTTTCTAATATCTTTATCTCCAACAAATATTCCTTTTTCTTTTTTACTTATGTTATCTATATATGCCCTTGCCTTAAGTGGTATTATTATTTCTTTCTGCACGAAAGTTATATTATTTTCTGATACACAGTTATTCTTAATCATATCATAGTATTCTTCATTAAGCAGAATAGCAGAAAGGCTGTTAATTTCTTCATCAACAGTGATAGGAGCACAAATCTGGTCCTCTTTTATGTCAATTAAATCCGCTTTTTTGGAAAAGAGTTCAATCATAACCGGGAATCTTCCATCATCCGGGTTTTCAAATCTGTAAAATTGCTTTTCCCCTGTGGATTTCTTTATATGTTTATAGCCTGCATCGCTGACAAACAGTTGAAATCTGTCATTAAAATCTTTATTTAGAACTTCTAATAAAACAACAATATCAATATCTTTTGTCAGCCTGAATTCAATATCTTCTTTATCCAGAAAATAATCGCATGCAGTACCGCCTATGATAACGTAGCATTCAGTATAATCTTTAAAATATTCGGCAAATAACTCCAATCCTTTTACCATTGCATTTTCTCCAACACATCTGCAAGCTCGCCCTGAACCCTTTCATCATAATCATTCCTCAAAGAAAGATACATAGATAACTTATCTACAGCAGCATTACCGAAAGAGAACGGATGTTCAGTTTCTGACTTATAATCCAATACTTTTTCAGGAGGGTAAGTCCAGATTTCAACCTCCAGTGCAGCTTCATCAGCATATTTTGCCAATTGGTAAATATTGGAGTGTTCATCCCAAGTTTTTTGAGAAACAGCAAACGACGGTCTTCTTGGTGTTGATAACATGGAACATTCTGAAAGAGCCGTAAGCCCAGCAATAAAGCCTACAACCACAGGACTATTGAAATCCTTTATAAACAACCGTTTTTTCACCGGTGATTTTAAGTATTTAACAGAATTATCCCAAAGCTCTTTTCCGCTAAAAACAAATCTTGCTATTCGCTCACGCCCCTCTTTATGGCTTTCCGCCAATCCCAATTCTTCTAAATCATCTATTAATCTCTGAGCATTTGATGTTGATATTCCAAATCTATCCACCAAAGCACCTATGGAAAAAGTCACATCGAAAGTTCTCCACAACACTGATAACAATACCATCTGAGCCGATGGAGAAAAGTATTCAGCTTTATTTTTTCTTTTAGAAAAATGTTCACGCAGGTCAATTCTTAAGTCAGGCAGAAATATCTGTTTATTAGGCACAACAAACTGGACACCATATTTTATCAGCCTTTCTCTGTCGTAAGAAGTCATAACTTCATCAACATAAACTAAAGGTTGATTCAGTATGTTTTGAACCTTATTGTAATCCTTATAGATCTGGGCAGGAGTCAGTTCATAATCATCGCACTGCATAAAAATCAGTCTTTGTTCAAAAAGATAAGTTGAAAAATACTTATATCTTGAAGACAGATACATAGGCAAGCTTCCAAAACTCTCTTTTTGAAAGCCCTGAAAATTCCAACCAAGAGTCTTTAATAAATATTTACGAACAGAATCTCCTATTCCCATTTATCACCTATTTATCAATATTATCCCAATATATTTGCACTATACCACACATAATGGGATAATGCAATATTGTAGGGATAGCAATCATCCTACCGAAAAAAGAGTTCAAGTGACTCTACATGCATCTTAAAAAAATACATATAGAATCACAAATGAAAGCTGAGGTTTTGAAAGAAGCCATTGAAAAAAACTTAAAGCCATCTCTAAAAAGAGATGGCCGTGTCATCAGTCAAGTATGGTCGCCTAAATATCTGTCAGAGATAAGAAGATTTAAACTTTGGGCATTTATGCTTAACCCGCTTATCACTCCCGCCCAAGGAAACCTTTATATCTGCGCTAAAGCCTGCGCAAAGTCTGTCTGTCCTTAACTATAAAAAATTCGCCCTCCGTGGGAATTTTTTATACACGCTCGCGGCGGGATAAACCCGCCTTCGCTCGCACGGCGCGCTCCCTTCCATGGGAGCGGGGGGCGGGGAGTGTTTTATATCTGCGCCAAAGCCTGTGCAAAGTCTTCCTTAATATCTTCAATGTGTTCTATGCCGACGGAGACGCGGATAAGCTCATCAGGGGAGCCTGCGGCTCTTCTGCCTTCGCTGGAAAGTTGCCTGTGGCTGGTGCTTGCGGGGTGAGTGACGAGGGTGCGCACATCGGCGAAGTTTGCCACATGGTTAGCTATCTTAAGTGCCTCAATAACCTTTACAGCCGCATCCAGACCGCCCTTCACGCCGAAGCTGAGCACCCCTGAGCCATAGCCTTTCAGGTACTTGTCAGCCCTTGCCTTATTGAGGCTTCCGGGAAGCGCGGGGTAGTTCACCCACTCAACCTTTTCATGCTCCTGCAAAAACTGCGCAAGGGAGAGGGCATTTTCAGAGTGAGCCTTTATTCTGAGATGCAGGGTTTCTATACCCTGTAAAATGTAAAACGAGTTCTGCGGCGAGAGGCATCCGCCCGCATCACGCAGGGCTTCAACACGCACCTTCACACCGAAAGCCGCCGCACCGAAGGTTTCTGCGAATTTAAGTCCGTGATAGCTGGGGTTCGGCTCGGTAAATGAAGGGAACCTTCCTGAGCCTGCCCAGTCGAACGTGCCCAGATCGATAACCACCCCGCCCATGGAGTTGGCGTGTCCGCCTATGTATTTCGTCAGCGAATGTATGACTATGTCCGCCCCGAAGTCCTTCGGGCGGCAGAGAAGCGGTGTCGCCTGCGTACTGTCCGCAATGAGCGGAAGCTTATGCTTTTTGGCTATGGCGCTCCACGCCTCGAAGTCTGCTATGTCGCATGACGGGTTGCTGATGGTTTCTATGAACAGAGCTTTGGTTTTTTCGTTTATCGCCTTCTCCACCGCCTCAAAGTCATACTGATCAACTATATTCACCTTAACTCCGAGGTTGCCGAGAAAGTAAGTGAAAAGGTTAACCGAGCCGCCGTAAAGTCTGGATGAGGAAACAATTTCATCACCCGCGCCGGCGATAACGCTTATTGCCGCAAATTCCGCAAAGTGACCGGAAGAGGTTACCACCGCATGCACACCGCCTTCAAGCTGGCAGAGCCTCTCCTCAAGAACAGCAGTGGTGGGGTTTGTTATGCGGGTGTAGATATGCCCGAACTCTTTTAGATCAAAGAGATTTCTGGCATGTTCAATGTCGCGGAACTGGTAAGCGTTCGTCTGGTAGATAGGCACTGTGATAGAGCCGTTGTGCTCTTCGGGTTTATAGCCCCCTCTTACGGCTATGGTTTCCTGTCTGTGCGGCATAGTTTCCTCCTCTGGATACCGGGGGACGGGGAAAATAATTCGGCTATAAAAAAACCCTGACCGTCAGGAACGATCAGGGGCTTATGAGTCTTATAACCGGAGAATCTGTCTCCGCCTATCTGCCCCTGAAAATATTATAGGGCGGGAGTTAGCACCTTTACGCGTCTGTGCGCAGGGTTGCTGCGGCTTCGCAGGGCCCGTCCCTCAGCCGCTCTGGATAAGCATATACACAGGATAAAGCATATTTTTCTTTTGTCAAGACAAAACCTATAGATTTACTATGTATTACACAGCGCTTTATAGATTGAAAATAGGAGGAATTAGTCTATAATCCTTAGGAATCCGCTGATACAGGTTATTTATATGATTAACGGCAAACCGAGAATCTCCGTAACAACCCTCAATATACTTAATGTGCTGTTTATCTTTGTGTCATTCATAATGCTTATCGGTTATTTCCTTTTTTACGAAGCGGAAAAGGAGTTCGAAACCCGCGCCGGAAACATCCGCGACCGATTCATAGAAACCCAGAAAGCCAACATAAAAACCGAAATCGGGCGCGCCGAGGCGAAGATAGAGAATATGCGCCTCATGCGTCAGGAAACGATCCGCATCTTTCTGAAAAACAGGGCGGAAAACGCTGAGGATATTCTAAAAAAACTCTATGCGGCAAATGCTCCGCAATCATTAATCACTCAGACTCTGGACAGCCTGAAATGGGACAACGGAACAGGCTACTGCTTTGTTTTCGACAGTAACGGCAAATTTATTTTCCACGGCGGAAACAACAGCCTGACCGGAACCAGCATATTCAGCATTGTAGAAGGGAACGAGGGGCTGGAAAAGTTTTTGGCCGATCTTGAGGGAAAGAACGAAACTTTCGGTCACTATGACTGGATTAAGCCTGCGGCGGACAAAAACGACCTTTATCCCAAAATAGCTTTCGCAAAATATGTCCCCGAACTGGGCATCTACATCGCAGCCGCTTCCTATACCGAATTTCAGGATGCATATCTCAAAAAATATATTCTGGAGCTTTTCCGTGAGGAACGCTTCGGCTATAACGACTATGGCTATTTCTTCATTATGGACGCAGACTACAGAGTGCTTCTGCATCCGGTAATGAGCGAAATCGAAAATATGAGCACCTTTGACATAACCGACTCAAAGGGGAACAACCTGGGCAGCCTGTTCTCCGAAGCGCTCAAAAGCACTGATTCAGCCTATGTTTCATACTACTGGAAAGCTCCGAAAGGGCAAGAACCGGAAGAAAAAGTCACTTACATGGCTAAAATCTCCGCGTGGGACTGGATAATCGCCACAGGGTTTTACTCCAGCGATTTCAACACTTATCTCGACAGGGAAAGCAGAGAACTGAAAGAGGTCTTCCACAATGACCTTATACGCATCTCCGCACTGCTGGCGATCATTGTCCTCATAACAGCACTGATAAGCATATACATAAACGTGCATATAAGAAAAATAGAGAAAAGCCGACTGCGTGAAATGAACATGCTGGAACAGTACAAGCTTGTTCTGGACGAGTCATCAATCGTCTCCAAGACAGACCCTCAGGGGCGCATCAACTATGTCAATGACAAGTTCAGCACCACCACTCTCTACAGCAAAGATGACGTAATCGGCCGCTCCCACAATGTGGAACGCCACCCGGCCACACCAAGGGAAACCTTCCGCAGGATGTGGGAAACCATAAGCAGCGGCAGAGTATGGCACGGAGTGCTCAAAAACAAAAAAGCCGACGGCACAAGCTATTACAAGAGTGCCACCATCGTGCCTCTTAAAGATGAGGACGGGCACATAATCGAATACATATCATCCGGTCATGACATAACGGAGCTCATGGAGAACAGGGACAGGCTTGAAAATATTTTCAACACGGATGTTCTCACCAGCTTAGGAAGCAGGATGAAGCTTCTGGCGGATATAGAAAGAACAGAGAAACCCGTTCTGGGGCTCCTTGATATTGACCGTTTCAGCGCTGTAAATGACCACTACGGAAACAAAACCGGAGACGGGGTCATAAGGGAAACCGGGTCATCCATTTTCCGCAGACTCAGCAGGAAGCCCTACTCCTTTTACCGTGTGAATGCCGATACCTTCGCGGTTCTCGCTGACGGGGCGGATATTGAACAGTTCAAAAACGACATCAGGGACGTTCAGTACAGCATAGCCTCAACAGGAGTTAAAATAGGCAGCGAAGAGATACCCATAACCCTGAGAAGCGGCATAGCATACGGCAGCAGGGACGTTCTGGCATATGCAGACATGGCTCTGAACAACGCAAAGGCAAGAAACGCCGACTACTATGTTTACGACCCCGCGGATATGCAGATGGCGGCAAACTACGGCAAAGATATTGCAGTGCTGAAAAGCATTTATGCTGCCATAAAGAATGATAAGGTTTTCCCGGTGTTCCAGCCAATATACAATATAGCCACAGGCAGAATCGAGAAATACGAGTGCCTCATGCGGGCGGAGGATGAAACCGGGCAAATCCTCACCCCAGGCGACTTCATGGATATAAGCAAGAAAACAAGGATATATCCGAGACTCACGCTTATCATAATAGAGAAATCAGTGCAGAAGTTCAAAAACCTTCCGTATGAGTTTTCCATCAACCTCACCATTGAGGATCTGATGAATGATGAAACAATGGAATACCTGATCACTTACGCCAAAAGCCACGATGTTCTCAGCAGGCTTGTGATCGAAATCGTGGAAACGGAGGAGCTTCAGGGGTTTGAGGAAGTGCTTACCCTGCTCAGGGAGTTCAAGAATCATGGTGTGAAAATAGCCATAGACGATTTCGGCTCAGGTTACTCAAACTTTGAATACCTCATAAAGCTCAACGCGGACTATGTGAAAATAGATGCAGGCATAATGAAGCATGTGCTTGAAGATGAAAGGGCAACAGAGATTGTCCGCTCCATAGTCACCTTCGCCAGACAGACCGGTGTCCGGACAATAGCGGAGTTTATCAGCAGCGAAGAGCTTCTGAAAGCCGCCGACAGCCTCGGTGTGGACTATGCGCAGGGCTACTTCATCGGCAAACCGGAAAGGGAGCTGGCGGGCTAATCCTCATATATCATCTTCACAGTCATTCCGCCGTCCGCAGTGAAGCTTTGCCCTGTAATAAACTTCGCCTCATCTGAAACCAGATAATAAGCAAGGGATGCTATATCCTCCGCCTTTCCCACCCTGCCCGCCGGGTGCTGTGCGTGATCCCTTTCCGATGTTCTGTAACCTGAA
It encodes the following:
- the motA gene encoding flagellar motor stator protein MotA, yielding MEKSTVIGLILGFVAVGVGMVFKGASLTFLLNPAAFLIIFVGTAATLFIGFPMKEISKFPVLLGIIMKGQKHETEEELIRIFTDFAGTARKSGLLSLEGRMDEVHNPYMRKGLSLIIDGRDPEFVQNILQEDISAMEERHQMGAQIFTQAGTYAPTLGVLGAVIGLVAALGNLNDIEKLGHSIAAAFIATLMGIFSGYVLWHPFANKLKRFSKHEAELKKMIFEGITALQAGDSASTVEEKLNVFLPQKKREKPE
- a CDS encoding MarR family winged helix-turn-helix transcriptional regulator, whose protein sequence is MEKLSNVVVEFYEKLSSWEHSVVKDTGLTLPQMHTIEVLGSSEPLRMKELAEKMGITTGTLTVNIDKLVKLGYVIRKPNETDRRSYYVALSDEGEEIYRRHHALHLELTEEILSELTPEEGQILEKLLTKAMRAF
- a CDS encoding EVE domain-containing protein; this encodes MKYWLMKSEPESYSIDRLAKEGKTFWEGVRNYQARNFMMNEMKKGDKVLFYHSNTAEPAVVGLAEVCADGAAADFTAWDKSSKYYDPKSPQEKPRWFMTEVRFIKKLDKPVTLKDIKEMPGLEGMKLVQKGMRLSVQPVSAEEYNIILEMAGEKV
- a CDS encoding nitroreductase family protein produces the protein MQILEAIFNRRSIRRFSVVKKVEKDKVETLLKAAMSAPSAGNQQPWVFVVIDDESTLREIPSIHPYGAMFSQAPLGIAVCADPSKEKHKGYWPQDCAAAVQNILLATQALGLEAVWCGLYPNEKPEAAVKELLKIPAEIRAMALIAIGYSDAKGHPADRFDADKVHKNRWGGK
- a CDS encoding glutamine--tRNA ligase/YqeY domain fusion protein, which gives rise to MSESKETYKGSNFIRNIIIKDLEEGKNEGRVHTRFPPEPNGYLHIGHAKSICLNFGMAEEFGGKCNLRFDDTNPLKEDTEYVESIRRDVKWLGFDWEDREYFASDYFGKFYEYAVQLVRDGLAFVDDLTAEEIRQYRGSLTEPGRESPYRNRSVEENLDLLERMKKGEFKDGEKVLRAKIDMSSPNINMRDPVIYRIAHAEHHNTGNDWCIYPMYDFAHGLEDSIEGITHSICTLEFEDHRPLYDWFLEKLGVYHPQQIEFARLNLTNTVMSKRKLLKLVQDKYVNGWDDPRMPTIAGLRRRGFTPESIRMFTDMIGVSKSNSIIEYSLLENCLRDDLNKRAHRRMAVIDPLKMVIINYPEDKEELLEAENNPENEADGKRMIPFSRELYIEREDFMENPPKKYFRLFPGGEIRLKHAYYVTCVNVVKDAEGNVTEVHCTYDPASKGGWTEDGRKVRGTSHWVSARHAVRCEVRIYDNLFIKENPDDVEEGQDFTANISPDSLKITGCWGEPSLAEAAEFTSFQFLRQGYFVADPDTSKEKPVFNRTVSLKDSWAKEQQKG
- a CDS encoding acyl-CoA synthetase, whose protein sequence is MPDSLFRTDPATGDFKIEIPEFYNFGFDVIDKRAELTPDKTALIFVDTDGETDIHFSYKDLSRMSARFAHVLKKHGFRKGDKLYVMIPRVPEWYAVMLGCFKMGVVPMPAPKILQPNDINYRIAASGAKGAAVYHDCLEKMQKCNLNNLEGKIAVGAECEGWISYEQEMENAPADFRREDAEPTLPTDPLIMYFTSGTTKFPRMVMHDQTYALGHYITARFWQDLTENDIHWTLSDTGWGKAVWGKMFGQWIIGTTVLMHNAADHFEPEKHLYIMEKYGVTTFCAPPTAYRMIILQDLTRYDFSKLRHSVSAGEPLNPEVIRIWKEHTGTTIYDGYGQTETVNTIANCPAFEIRFGSMGKPAPGFNVDIVDDDGLPLPAGETGHIAIECASNHPVGLFRGYYNDEESTKEAFRGGWYFTGDKAYKDADGYFWFVGRADDVIKASGYRVGPFEVESALQSHGAVAENAVVGSPDPIRGTIVKAFVVLKKGYEPSPELIKSLQEHVKKETAPYKYPREIEFVESLPKTVSGKIRRVELRQREEAKHADMVKE
- a CDS encoding winged helix-turn-helix domain-containing protein — its product is MGIGDSVRKYLLKTLGWNFQGFQKESFGSLPMYLSSRYKYFSTYLFEQRLIFMQCDDYELTPAQIYKDYNKVQNILNQPLVYVDEVMTSYDRERLIKYGVQFVVPNKQIFLPDLRIDLREHFSKRKNKAEYFSPSAQMVLLSVLWRTFDVTFSIGALVDRFGISTSNAQRLIDDLEELGLAESHKEGRERIARFVFSGKELWDNSVKYLKSPVKKRLFIKDFNSPVVVGFIAGLTALSECSMLSTPRRPSFAVSQKTWDEHSNIYQLAKYADEAALEVEIWTYPPEKVLDYKSETEHPFSFGNAAVDKLSMYLSLRNDYDERVQGELADVLEKMQW
- a CDS encoding O-acetylhomoserine aminocarboxypropyltransferase/cysteine synthase family protein, translating into MPHRQETIAVRGGYKPEEHNGSITVPIYQTNAYQFRDIEHARNLFDLKEFGHIYTRITNPTTAVLEERLCQLEGGVHAVVTSSGHFAEFAAISVIAGAGDEIVSSSRLYGGSVNLFTYFLGNLGVKVNIVDQYDFEAVEKAINEKTKALFIETISNPSCDIADFEAWSAIAKKHKLPLIADSTQATPLLCRPKDFGADIVIHSLTKYIGGHANSMGGVVIDLGTFDWAGSGRFPSFTEPNPSYHGLKFAETFGAAAFGVKVRVEALRDAGGCLSPQNSFYILQGIETLHLRIKAHSENALSLAQFLQEHEKVEWVNYPALPGSLNKARADKYLKGYGSGVLSFGVKGGLDAAVKVIEALKIANHVANFADVRTLVTHPASTSHRQLSSEGRRAAGSPDELIRVSVGIEHIEDIKEDFAQALAQI